In Hoplias malabaricus isolate fHopMal1 chromosome 6, fHopMal1.hap1, whole genome shotgun sequence, a single window of DNA contains:
- the LOC136699857 gene encoding uncharacterized protein, whose amino-acid sequence MAPAEERALSELGAELEQLGRRIQRLLEKQTELQREKTRLEAARDASYVAVASPAPLPRRFAGVPIYTPAPGWERQRGRGKPRPSPPPPQPVFTSANRFEVLSSWPSPAPAPKTKQDGVLIIGDSIVRHLKVPGIKSNATVSCLPGARVLDVARRLPSALRQREDFGTVVLHVGTNDISARRSEVLKEHYRSLLDTARKKTDARIIVSGPLPTYRRGCEAFSRLFGLHSWLLDWCGTVGVDYVDNWECFRERPALYRWDGLHPSRLGSVVLSENIEVVLRRN is encoded by the coding sequence atggcacctgccgaggaacgagccctttctgagctcggcgcggagctcgagcagctcggtcgccggattcagcgtctcttggagaagcagacggagctccagcgggagaagacgagactcgaggcagcccgcgacgcctcctacgtggccgtcgcctctccggctcctctgccgcggcggtttgcgggggtacccatctacacgcctgcaccgggatgggagcgccagcgtgggcgtgggaagccgaggccgtccccccctccaccgcagccagtcttcacttctgccaaccggtttgaggtgctcagctcctggccttcacctgctccagcgccgaagactaaacaggacggtgttcttattattggtgattcaatagttagacatttaaaagtgccggggataaagagtaatgcaaccgtgtcttgtctcccaggcgcaCGTGTCCTGGACGTTGCCAGGCGTCTTCCGTCGGCGCTTCGGCAGCGCGAGGActtcggcaccgtcgttctccacgtgggaacgaacgacatctccgcccgccgcagcgaggtcctgaaggagcactaccgttcgcttctggataccgctcggaagaagacggatgctaggatcatcgtctctggccccctgcccacctaccgtcgaggatgcgaggcgtttagcaggctcttcgggctccactcctggctcctggattggtgcggcactgtcggcgtggactacgtcgacaactgggagtgctttcgtgagcgtccggccctgtatcgttgggatgggcttcatccgagccgtctaggatccgtagttctctctgagaacattgaggtggttctgcgccggaactga